The Lathyrus oleraceus cultivar Zhongwan6 chromosome 5, CAAS_Psat_ZW6_1.0, whole genome shotgun sequence genome includes the window AAAATCCAAGAGATTATCTAATTCTAATATTTCTAATTGTTAACTTCTAATATTCTAGCTCTAAAATTAATCCAAAATTTCTAATCAAATTCATTAATCCTAAAATCAGTTTTTAATATTTCTAATTAATCTAATTAAACCGAATAACCTAATTGACTAAGAAAAACCTAGTTACTAACTAAATCCTAATTACTAACTAGTTCTGTTAACCGAACAATCAAGGAAGCTAGAAAAAACCAGAACTGGGCCTGAATTGGAGGGTGCAGGGCCGTCTTGGCGCAGAGGCCCAATAAGCCACTAATTCGTGGGGTAGAGGATGAAACAAGGGGGTGTGACCATTCGTTGGGGTGCAAGGTGAGGTTATTGGGTTGGGCCAAAGCCGGGCCCATACTGAGCAAGGCAATGGAATGAGAGGGCAAGTTCAGTCTCTCATGGTTCTTGTGCACATCGAAGCTGGCTCCAAACGCGATTCTTCCAAAAGAACTTCCTAGAAGCGCTTCTCTCCTCTCACCGGCGTTGACATTAACGCCTCTAAATCCCCCATTCACACGAACTCAGATAAAACTCTCTCGGAGCTAAACAAGTCTTGAAACGTCAAAACTGAATCCTAATACGCAAGCTCATGAACTAAACGGCGATGGAGAAAAGTCACATACCGTAATGGCTTTCGCAACGTTCACCGACGAGAAGCGGACCGAGAGCTTTCAGATCTACTTCTCCTGTTCTTCTTCTACTTCAATCTTCCTCGCCGTTCTCTGGCGCCTTGAATCACGGCGTTCACGTATCTTGAATCGTAATCGTGGAAGGCGCGGTTCGATTGTTGGGATTCGAGAAGATTCACTGAGGCAAGGGACACCACGGATTGGGGACGGAATCAAAGTCCAGCAAGAACAACCAATGAATTCACCGGCAAAGATGACCGGCGCAACGACGATGTTACTGGAAGTTCGTCTCAGGTATTTTCTTGGTGCTTTCCCTCTTTCTTCGCCTTATCTTCCTTCTTCTGTTATGGATTCTTCTTTTTCTCTACTCGCGGTTCTGTTCTGATCTCTTCTTCTCCCTGC containing:
- the LOC127085870 gene encoding uncharacterized protein LOC127085870 — protein: MAFATFTDEKRTESFQIYFSCSSSTSIFLAVLWRLESRRSRILNRNRGRRGSIVGIREDSLRQGTPRIGDGIKVQQEQPMNSPAKMTGATTMLLEVRLRD